CCCAGCGGTTCAAACCTGACCTTGCGCTTCAGTGTGCGTCGCATGCTCCCCTCTGCGCGGTCCCGGGTCCCGGTCTCCCTCGCCGGGTCCCTGTGCAACCTAGCAACGCGTGTGCCACTTCGGGGGGTGTGCTCACAAGTCCTCAGTCGACGTCGCTTGTCTGCCCCGCTGGGCGCGCTGGCGGGCGGTCGGCGCACTGGCAGCCACCCCTGGGGCGAACACTGCTTCGTCCGGCCACTGCACGGGGATTTTAAACCCGATGTATTGCTCGATCGCATCAAGCGACAGGACGTACTCCTCATCAGCAAGGCTAATCGCCTTGCCGGCCGCCCCTGCCCGCGCCGTTCGCCCAATCCGGTGGACGTAATCTTCCGGATCCTGTGGCAGATCATAGTTGATCACGTGGCTAACCGCCTCGACATGCAGCCCGCGGGAGGCGACATCGGTCGCCACCAGGATCGGCAGCGTTCCGTCTTTGAACTTGGCTATGATGCGAAGGCGTTTACGCTGATCAATACTTCCGCTGATCAGATCGGCTCGAAAGCCGCACCGGACCAGCTTTTCAGTGAGCCGCTCGGCGCCCTGTCTGGTATTCGAGAAGATGAGGATCCGTTGCCATGCCTCGCGCTGGAGCAGCCAGCGCAGCAGCCGGAATTTCTCCTGCTTCTCAACGTGAAAAAGCAGGTGTTCAACCTTGTCCACCGTGACTTGCTCGGGGGAAATGGCGACCTTGATCGGGTTATTCATAAACTCATACGAGAGCTCCATCTCTCGAAATGAGAGCGTCGCCGAGAAAAGGAACGACTGCCGCTTGTGGTAGGGGGGAAGCCGCCTCAGCAGGAAACGAAGATCCTTGATGAATCCCATATCGAACATCCGGTCGGCCTCGTCCACAATCAGGACCTCGACTTGAGAGAGTTCGTAGACCCCCTGTTTGAAGTAGTCAATGAGCCGCCCAGGTGTCCCGATAAGTATGTCCACGTTTTGCTGGAGCGCATCCCGCTGCTTCTGGTAGTCCACTCCTCCATAGACGGCGTGCCGAGTCAGATCAGTGAACCCACCCAGCAGCTCCGCATCCCACAGGATCTGTACGGCAAGCTCACGTGTGGGGGCCAGGATCAGGGCACGGGGAGCGCCAGGGAGAGTGGGACGCCTTGAATTGAGTAGTCTGACGAAGAGGGGGATCAGGAAGGCAGCCGTCTTGCCGCTGCCGGTTTGGGCTTGGCCGGCAACATCCTTCCCAGCCAGGGCGAGCGGGAGCGCCTCCGCCTGGATAGGTGTGCATTGAGTAAAGCCGGCCGTCTCTATTCCCTTGCGGATCGGCCCAGGCAGCGATAAGTCGTCAAAGGTCATACGCCACTCCCATACCAGACAGTCCAGGGAGGATGTCCCGCGGGGTGCGCGATGGTCAGCCAATTGTGTCTTGCAGGTGTATACATTCTCGGGGTTATTATGCCTCTCATTATGGGGATTGACAAGGTAAATCCGTTGTGATAAAAAGATTTGATTTTTCCTGGAGTGGTCGGATGCGCGTGTGACAGCAACGGATTGGACTATGGCCGAAGCGATTCGGTTGCCCAATGGCAACGTCATCTGGTAGTCTGGAAGATCTTGCCGAAGGGTAGTTGCAAGCCTGCCCGTTGATCCCCCCTCGATGGCCAGACATCCGGGAAGCGTTACGTGGAACAGAAGTTCGCCCTAACCTTTTAACTTTCTACGGAGGTAACAGTGAAGCTGAGAAATGTTGTGCCGGGAATGTTGGTTTTAACCTTAGTTCTCCTTGCAGGCTGCGGAGGGGGAGGGGGAGGAGAAGGAAAAGGGAATCCCATTGGCGTAGCAGAGCAGTTCATGGATCTCTACTATAAGAAAGGCAACGCTCAGGAGGCGAAGGCGTTGGCGACCCCTGAGATGGCCGAAAAGATCCAGACAACGCTTGCATCTGTCGGCGCAGGAACGGCAGGGGATGAGATCTCATACATCCTCAAGGAGCAGAGCCGAGAGGGAAAGCATTCGTACGCCCTGTACCAGATCACTGTGAAGAAGAAAGAGGGCGAGCCTGTTTACAAGACGACCTCCCTGTTCATAGATCTGGTCGAAGGAGCCTGGAAGATTACCCTGTTTGATGAGAAAACCATGCCCGGACCACATCAGGAAACGACGAAGGGTTAGGTGGGACTTTAGACTGAAGGCTGTTAGGTATAGCCCTCCTCCCTTCCGTCTTCAGCCTATTAACCTGCCTTGCTAGGAAATAAAAAGCCCCCAGGGGGGAATCCCCCTGGGGGCTTTCACTTTTCAGTTCTCTCACCCTTCAGTCTTCAGCTCTAGCGCGCTTGATCGCTGAAAAGCTGATCGCTTCTCCTTAGTACATGTCACCCATCCCGTGACCACCTCCAGGCGGCATCGGCGGCGTCTTTTCCTTTTCCGGAATCTCGGTCACCAGCGCCTCGGTGGTAATCATCAGCGATGCGATGCTCGACGCATTCTGCAGCGCAATTCGAGCCACCTTGGTTGGATCGATGATCCCGGCCGTCATCAAATCTTCGTACGTTTCCGTCTCGGCGTTAAAGCCGTACGAACCGTTGTTTTCTCTGACCTTCTGAACGACAATCGAGCCTTCGATACCTGCATTCTCGGCGATCTGACGGATCGGCTCCTCCAATGCTCGCCGAACGATGTCGCCGCCGACCTTTTCGTCGCCTTCAAGCTTCAGCTTTTCGATCACCCTCGACGCCCGAAGGAGGGCTACGCCGCCGCCCGGAATGATTCCCTCTTCAACGGCCGCGCGAGTCGCGTTCAGCGCATCCTCAACGCGGGCCTTTTTCTCCTTCATGGCAATCTCGGTGGCTGCCCCAACCTTGACGACCGCCACCCCGCCGGCGAGCTTGGCCAGCCGCTCCTGCAGCTTCTCCCTGTCGTAGTCCGAGGTCGACTCCTCGACCTGGGTCCGGATCTGCTTGATGCGGCCCTCGATCTCCTTCTGAGCGCCGGCCCCTTCGATGATGGTGGTGTTCTCTTTGTCGATCACCACCTTCTTTGCCTTGCCCAGGTCGTCCAGCCGGATGTTCTCCAGCTTGATCCCCAGCTCCTCGGAGATCACCTCACCGCCGGTGAGCACCGCGACGTCCTTCAGCATCTCCTTGCGCCGGTCGCCAAAGCCAGGAGCCTTGACCGCCGCACAGTTCAGGGTCCCGCGTAGCTTGTTGACCACCAAGGTGGCCAGCGCCTCGCCCTCGACCTCTTCAGCGATCACCATCAGCGGCTTGCCCATCTTGGCGATCTGCTCCAGAATCGGCAGGAGATCCTTGAGATTGCTGATCTTCTTTTCGTGGATCAGGATCAGAGGGTTTTCCAGGACTACCTCCATCCGCTCAGGATCGGTCACGAAGTAGGGCGACGTGTAGCCTCGGTCAAACTGCATCCCCTCAACCACCTCGAGGGTCGTCTCCATGCTCTTGGCTTCCTCGACGGTGATGACCCCATCCTTGCCGACCTTCTCCATGGCATCGGCAATGAGGTCGCCGATTGCCTTGTCGTTGTTGGCCGAGATGGTGGCAACCTGGGAAATCTCCTTCTTCCCTTTGGTCGGCTTGGAGATTTTCTTGAGTTCGTCCACGATACCCTCAACGGCCTTCTCGATTCCCCGCTTCAGCGCCATCGGGTTCGCGCCGGCCGTTACGTTCCTGATTCCCTCACGAAAGATCGACTGGGCCAACACGGTAGCGGTGGTGGTACCGTCTCCGGCTACATCGGAGGTCTTGCTCGCCACCTCCTTCACCATCTGGGCGCCCATATTTTCAAAGCTATCTTCCAGCTCAATCTCCTTGGCCACCGTGACCCCGTCCTTCGTGATATTCGGGGCGCCGAACTTCTTGTCGATCACCACATTGCGCCCCTTAGGGCCCAAGGTTACCTTCACGGCGGCGGCAAGGAGGTCAACACCCTTTTGAATCTTTCGCCTTGCCTCCTCATCAAACAGTAGTTGCTTCGCTGGCATATCAGCTTTCCTCCTTAACCTGCATCAGTTCCCCGATCGGAGTCGGGGACAAGGTTTGACCACAAAATAGCGATCTCTTCGTCGATGCCCTACAGACCTGCTATTGCAGGATGCATAGAACGTCTTCCTCCCGCATGATCAGGAATTCCTCATTGTCGAGCTTTACCTCCGAGCCGGAGTACTTACCAAAGAGGATCTTGTCGCCGGCCTTCACATCCATCGGCTGTCGCTTTCCATCATCACCGACTTTACCCGGCCCGACGGCAATGACTTCACCTTCTTGGGGCTTCTCCTTCGCAGTATCGGGAATAATGATCCCGCCCTTCTTGATTTCTTTCTCTTCCAGGCGCTTCACCAGGATTCGGTCGTGCAGTGGCTTCACCTTCACGATCGCTTACTCCTTTCTTCGCTGAGCAGATATGCTCCAGCGACTCCGATCTCCTGCAACGATTCTGTTAGCACTCTCACCATGAGAGTGCTAAAACACTATAGGCGTCAGGGCCCTTATTCGCAAGGACAATAATTCGGCTATTTTTGGTGATAGTTGATAATAATCCATATTATAAGTGATTAACTGATTATTAGGCTGTTTATCGCTGAAATACGCATAGGCTCTTTGCAGTGATCTGTCTTTTAGGTTCGACCAAGGACTCGAAAGAGTCGCCCACATGCGCCGCTCCAACGTAGTTTCACGACGGAACCCGCGCACAAAGTCCTCACTCGCATTCAATATGTTAAAGCGGTTCCCTCCATTCTTCAATCCACTTCCGCAGAGACCTATTGGTTAATCCACCCACACGCGTCTCATACCTCCCTTCGGCTGATAATGGTCTTGACAGTATTCTGCGCTGGAATCTATACTCCTGCGATATGAGATTGCAAGTTCGCGGCGAGCAACTAACTCGATCTCAGCCTGGTAGGCATAGCTCTTCACCGATACGCCCCTCTGCTGTAGCTGAGCGCTGACCGCTGAACGCTATTTTCCAAGGAAGGTATATGAAAGCCGTCATCATGGCCGGCGGATTCGGGACTCGGTTACGTCCGCTGACGACCAGTATCCCGAAGCCGATGATCCCAATGGCTACCAAACCAATGATGGAGCACATTGTCACGCTGCTCAAGGATCACGGCTTTGACGATCTTATCACCCTCCTCTACTTCCAGCCCGAGGTTATCGAGCGTTACTTCGGAGACGGTCACGAATTCGGCGTCAAGATGGTGTACGCCGCGGCTACGGAAGACTATGGTACAGCGGGAGCAGTCAAGAACGCGGAGGCCTTTCTCAACGATACCTTCCTAGTCATCAGCGGTGATGTCCTCACCGATTTCGATCTAACGAAGGCGGTCAAGTTTCACAAGGATCGCGGCGCCTTGGCCACGATCGTCCTCACCAGAGTCGAGAACCCGCTCCAGTACGGCGTGGTGATCACCGCTCCCGACGGC
This genomic stretch from Candidatus Methylomirabilis sp. harbors:
- a CDS encoding DEAD/DEAH box helicase, with amino-acid sequence MTFDDLSLPGPIRKGIETAGFTQCTPIQAEALPLALAGKDVAGQAQTGSGKTAAFLIPLFVRLLNSRRPTLPGAPRALILAPTRELAVQILWDAELLGGFTDLTRHAVYGGVDYQKQRDALQQNVDILIGTPGRLIDYFKQGVYELSQVEVLIVDEADRMFDMGFIKDLRFLLRRLPPYHKRQSFLFSATLSFREMELSYEFMNNPIKVAISPEQVTVDKVEHLLFHVEKQEKFRLLRWLLQREAWQRILIFSNTRQGAERLTEKLVRCGFRADLISGSIDQRKRLRIIAKFKDGTLPILVATDVASRGLHVEAVSHVINYDLPQDPEDYVHRIGRTARAGAAGKAISLADEEYVLSLDAIEQYIGFKIPVQWPDEAVFAPGVAASAPTARQRAQRGRQATSTEDL
- the groES gene encoding co-chaperone GroES, with the translated sequence MKVKPLHDRILVKRLEEKEIKKGGIIIPDTAKEKPQEGEVIAVGPGKVGDDGKRQPMDVKAGDKILFGKYSGSEVKLDNEEFLIMREEDVLCILQ
- the groL gene encoding chaperonin GroEL (60 kDa chaperone family; promotes refolding of misfolded polypeptides especially under stressful conditions; forms two stacked rings of heptamers to form a barrel-shaped 14mer; ends can be capped by GroES; misfolded proteins enter the barrel where they are refolded when GroES binds) — its product is MPAKQLLFDEEARRKIQKGVDLLAAAVKVTLGPKGRNVVIDKKFGAPNITKDGVTVAKEIELEDSFENMGAQMVKEVASKTSDVAGDGTTTATVLAQSIFREGIRNVTAGANPMALKRGIEKAVEGIVDELKKISKPTKGKKEISQVATISANNDKAIGDLIADAMEKVGKDGVITVEEAKSMETTLEVVEGMQFDRGYTSPYFVTDPERMEVVLENPLILIHEKKISNLKDLLPILEQIAKMGKPLMVIAEEVEGEALATLVVNKLRGTLNCAAVKAPGFGDRRKEMLKDVAVLTGGEVISEELGIKLENIRLDDLGKAKKVVIDKENTTIIEGAGAQKEIEGRIKQIRTQVEESTSDYDREKLQERLAKLAGGVAVVKVGAATEIAMKEKKARVEDALNATRAAVEEGIIPGGGVALLRASRVIEKLKLEGDEKVGGDIVRRALEEPIRQIAENAGIEGSIVVQKVRENNGSYGFNAETETYEDLMTAGIIDPTKVARIALQNASSIASLMITTEALVTEIPEKEKTPPMPPGGGHGMGDMY